One region of Endozoicomonas sp. Mp262 genomic DNA includes:
- a CDS encoding hydrogenase 4 subunit F, whose translation MSSSTLLLNAITVPLIASLLSFICCRSENTGYRFSTTVHALGTVLVFLITMTLAISVASSGSSLADGSVMAANQWFYLDGLSALVLGVLGLVALITGIYSIGYIGHEYREGELTARQVATYYGLFNLFLATMILAVVSNNVIMMWVGIEATTISSVFLVGFYGKRSSLEAAWKYIMICSVGVAFGLFGSILTYSNAAAVISDPAHAILWTEIRNQAVLLDPVLVQLAFVFALVGFGTKTGLFPMHAWLPDAHSEAPSPVSALLSAGLLNCALLVILRYYIITVKVLGTGFPQYLLLGFGVMSVAVAAFFILTQKDIKRKLAYSSVENMGLVTLAIGLGPLGAVAGLFHMINHSIVKALLFCASGNVLLKYGSRDMGVVKGLIKVAPKTGLILAGGLLALSGVPPFSIFLSEFSIVTAGISSGHTVLFILLMLLLTVVLAGFVKVISDCVFGEAPANVKRGGLGFMTVAPIAATLVLALVMGVRVPDFVTRGIDSAALVVLDSDKASVMDELSLSFPEAFSGAFSGAMEKPLAGTEKAEVIMAGQARN comes from the coding sequence ATGTCATCTTCAACTTTGCTCCTTAATGCAATTACGGTGCCCTTGATTGCATCGCTACTGTCGTTTATTTGTTGCCGTTCTGAAAATACAGGTTACCGTTTTTCAACCACGGTGCACGCTCTGGGAACAGTGCTGGTTTTCCTGATCACCATGACCCTGGCCATTTCGGTGGCTTCCAGTGGCTCTTCACTGGCTGATGGCTCTGTTATGGCTGCCAACCAATGGTTTTACCTGGACGGATTATCTGCGCTGGTGCTGGGGGTGCTGGGGCTGGTGGCCCTGATCACCGGTATTTATTCCATTGGTTATATAGGTCATGAATACCGTGAAGGCGAGCTGACAGCACGACAGGTGGCCACTTATTACGGACTGTTTAATCTGTTCCTGGCCACCATGATTCTGGCGGTTGTCTCCAATAACGTCATTATGATGTGGGTAGGTATTGAGGCAACCACCATCAGCTCTGTTTTTCTGGTGGGCTTTTATGGCAAGCGATCTTCTCTGGAGGCTGCCTGGAAGTACATTATGATCTGTTCAGTGGGTGTGGCCTTTGGCCTGTTTGGCTCAATCCTGACCTATTCCAATGCGGCGGCGGTGATCAGTGATCCGGCTCATGCCATTCTGTGGACAGAAATTCGTAATCAGGCGGTATTGCTTGATCCGGTTCTGGTGCAGCTGGCCTTTGTCTTTGCCCTGGTGGGTTTTGGTACCAAGACTGGCCTGTTCCCCATGCATGCCTGGTTGCCGGATGCGCACTCTGAAGCGCCAAGTCCGGTATCTGCATTGTTATCTGCGGGTTTGCTGAACTGTGCCCTGCTGGTGATCCTGCGTTACTACATTATTACCGTAAAAGTGCTGGGAACCGGTTTTCCACAGTATTTGCTGCTGGGCTTTGGTGTTATGTCCGTGGCCGTTGCTGCTTTCTTTATCCTGACCCAGAAAGATATCAAGCGGAAGCTTGCCTACAGTAGTGTGGAAAATATGGGGCTGGTGACATTGGCTATTGGTCTTGGACCCTTAGGTGCCGTGGCTGGGTTATTCCATATGATCAACCATAGCATTGTCAAGGCGCTGCTGTTTTGTGCCTCCGGTAATGTCCTGCTGAAATATGGCTCCCGGGATATGGGCGTGGTGAAAGGTCTGATTAAGGTGGCACCCAAAACAGGTTTAATTCTTGCTGGAGGTCTGCTGGCCCTCAGTGGTGTACCGCCTTTCAGTATTTTTCTGAGTGAATTCTCGATTGTGACGGCAGGTATCAGCTCTGGTCATACAGTGCTGTTTATCCTTTTGATGCTGCTTTTGACGGTGGTACTGGCGGGATTCGTCAAAGTGATTTCTGACTGTGTCTTCGGAGAGGCGCCAGCAAACGTTAAGCGTGGGGGGCTGGGCTTTATGACAGTAGCGCCTATCGCTGCCACTCTGGTGTTGGCTCTGGTGATGGGGGTTCGGGTACCTGATTTTGTCACCCGTGGTATCGATAGTGCTGCCCTGGTAGTGCTGGATAGTGACAAGGCATCCGTGATGGATGAGTTGTCACTGTCTTTCCCTGAAGCTTTTTCCGGAGCTTTTTCCGGAGCAATGGAAAAACCACTTGCCGGTACAGAGAAGGCAGAGGTAATCATGGCTGGACAGGCCCGTAATTAA
- the hyfE gene encoding hydrogenase 4 membrane subunit yields the protein MSGELLINNLAGLLIVTSLVIIGVRKPKAAACLYSLQSIVLVLTFIAIASSVQAEPLFEWAATAFITKVVALPLLLYRAFGKMQDTVADQSEIHFGWLLLAGIVIVLVSFKAVEGVELPLVSGLKPALAVSLGHFFLGVLCVVSQRNILKQLFGYCLMENGASLTLALLANKASGLVEIGVTTDAVFAVGFMVILARHIYKKLQTLDARQLMQLKG from the coding sequence ATGTCTGGAGAACTTCTAATCAACAACCTTGCCGGATTGCTGATTGTCACCTCGCTGGTGATTATCGGTGTCCGCAAGCCCAAGGCTGCCGCCTGCCTTTATTCGCTGCAGTCCATAGTGCTGGTGCTGACCTTTATTGCCATTGCCAGCAGTGTCCAGGCGGAACCGCTGTTTGAATGGGCGGCAACCGCTTTTATCACCAAGGTGGTGGCATTGCCACTGTTGCTCTACCGTGCTTTTGGGAAGATGCAGGATACCGTTGCTGACCAGTCAGAAATTCATTTTGGCTGGTTACTGCTGGCGGGTATTGTCATTGTACTGGTGAGCTTTAAAGCGGTGGAAGGGGTGGAATTACCTCTGGTGTCCGGCCTTAAGCCTGCCCTGGCTGTGTCCCTGGGGCATTTTTTCCTGGGAGTACTCTGCGTGGTTTCCCAGCGCAACATACTCAAGCAGTTATTTGGCTACTGCCTTATGGAAAATGGTGCTTCCCTGACCTTGGCGCTACTGGCTAACAAGGCGTCGGGTCTGGTGGAAATCGGCGTGACCACTGATGCTGTATTTGCCGTTGGCTTTATGGTGATTCTGGCCCGTCATATCTACAAAAAGCTGCAGACACTGGATGCCAGGCAGCTGATGCAGCTTAAGGGGTAA
- a CDS encoding hydrogenase 4 subunit D — MESIALFTLLFPFIGAISIIFMPGQARRIGQIVSALASLGTLALAYSFFRHGAEPVHYTLLSAGQVELFGFTIDKVSTLIAVAVVCLGFLVCQYSLGYMTDGNREHPQDGKPRYYAFLLVFIGAMAGLVLSSTVLGQLLFFEITGGCSWSLIGYYQKPESFRAALKALVVTHLASLGLFIAAGFLFHGTGSFAVSALAQLDDSTKTIVMLGVLLAAWGKSAQWPLHVWLPDAMNAPTPVSAYLHAASMVKVGVYIFARAVWSAGHIPEIVGMVGVISAIITMVFGFVMYLPQKDMKRLLAYSTITQLAYIFLALSMAALGSRLAFESGITYIFNHAFAKSLFFLVAGSLSYTCGTRMLPQLKGIIKAQPLLGVGFCVAALAITGVPPFNGFFSKFPLFASGFALSAEHSWLMPILVIALIESVMSFGWILYWFGKAVVGEPSEACASSQPLPASMKSVLIVLTIMSLFSSVIAAAWLS; from the coding sequence ATGGAATCAATCGCCCTGTTTACCCTGTTGTTCCCGTTTATTGGGGCAATATCGATTATTTTTATGCCGGGACAGGCCCGCAGAATCGGCCAGATAGTTTCGGCGCTGGCTTCGCTGGGTACACTGGCACTGGCCTATAGCTTTTTCAGGCATGGTGCCGAACCGGTTCATTATACCTTGCTGTCTGCCGGACAGGTGGAGCTTTTTGGTTTTACCATTGATAAGGTCAGCACACTGATTGCGGTGGCTGTGGTCTGTCTGGGCTTTCTGGTCTGCCAGTATTCCCTGGGTTATATGACCGATGGCAACCGGGAGCACCCTCAGGATGGTAAGCCTCGCTACTATGCGTTTCTGCTGGTGTTTATCGGTGCCATGGCTGGGCTGGTACTGTCGTCTACGGTATTGGGACAACTGCTGTTTTTTGAAATTACCGGTGGTTGCTCCTGGTCGTTGATTGGTTATTACCAGAAGCCGGAATCTTTCCGGGCAGCACTAAAAGCATTGGTGGTCACTCACTTGGCCTCACTGGGGCTGTTTATTGCTGCGGGCTTTCTGTTCCACGGAACCGGCTCTTTTGCTGTCAGTGCCCTGGCTCAGCTGGATGACAGCACCAAGACCATCGTAATGCTGGGTGTGCTGCTGGCGGCCTGGGGTAAATCAGCCCAGTGGCCACTCCATGTCTGGCTGCCTGATGCCATGAACGCACCGACTCCGGTCAGTGCCTATTTACACGCCGCCTCCATGGTAAAAGTGGGTGTGTATATCTTTGCCCGTGCAGTATGGTCTGCGGGTCATATTCCCGAGATAGTGGGCATGGTGGGTGTAATCAGCGCCATTATCACCATGGTGTTTGGCTTTGTGATGTACCTGCCCCAGAAGGATATGAAGCGGTTACTGGCCTATTCCACCATAACCCAGCTGGCGTATATCTTTCTGGCGTTGTCCATGGCGGCCCTGGGTTCTCGCCTGGCCTTTGAAAGTGGCATTACCTATATCTTCAACCATGCCTTTGCCAAGAGCCTGTTCTTCCTGGTGGCGGGTTCCCTCAGCTATACCTGTGGCACCCGTATGTTGCCGCAACTGAAGGGAATTATTAAAGCTCAACCGTTACTGGGTGTGGGCTTCTGTGTGGCTGCCCTGGCCATTACCGGTGTACCGCCATTCAACGGTTTTTTCAGCAAGTTTCCACTGTTTGCCTCTGGCTTTGCACTGTCTGCAGAGCATAGCTGGCTGATGCCGATACTGGTGATTGCCCTGATTGAATCAGTAATGAGCTTTGGCTGGATTCTCTACTGGTTTGGCAAGGCAGTGGTGGGTGAGCCCTCAGAGGCCTGCGCCTCATCCCAGCCGTTGCCAGCCTCTATGAAATCCGTACTAATCGTGCTGACCATTATGTCGCTGTTTTCCAGTGTGATTGCAGCGGCCTGGCTGTCTTGA